A single region of the Vespula pensylvanica isolate Volc-1 chromosome 8, ASM1446617v1, whole genome shotgun sequence genome encodes:
- the LOC122631133 gene encoding solute carrier family 12 member 4 isoform X2, protein MERFRVTPANNTAQYTQPLQRSSIHEHDQAPNGTQVERLVAISTNACDGGGVGGDGDPIVGGVNSEKKSGYETNLYLYSEEMEDRPRISTLLSSLANYSNTIPAATDIDSKPAPAAGGGARMGTLIGVFLPCIQNIFGVILFIRLTWVVGTAGAIQCFFIVLCCCCVTMLTAISMSAIATNGVVPAGGSYFMISRSLGPEFGGAVGMLFYTGTTLAAAMYIIGAVEIVLTYMAPSMSIFGDFTQDPNIMYNNFRVYGTCLLLVMGTIVFVGVKFVNKFATVALACVILSIIAVYVGLFVNFNGNDSLKMCILGKRLLKDLDVLTQCNKNPGGHLYNVYCHNVTNTTTTKCDPYYLESNVTIINGIRGLASGVFLENIWDSFQEDGQLIAFGNNPKDIDNMAGKSYNQITVDLTTSFTILIGIFFPSVTGIMAGSNRSGDLADAQKSIPIGTICAILTTSTVYLSNVLLFAGTVDNLLLRDKFGQSIGGKLVVANIAWPNQWVILIGSFLSTLGAGLQSLTGAPRLLQAIAKDSIIPFLTPFAVSSSRGEPTRALVLTVIICQCGILLGNVDYLAPLLSMFFLMCYGFVNLACALQTLLRTPNWRPRFKYYHWSLSFLGLALCIAIMFMTSWYYALLAMGMAGCIYKYIEYRGAEKEWGDGIRGLALSAARYSLLRLEEGPPHTKNWRPQILILAKLTDDLVPKYRKLFAFASQLKAGKGLTICVSCIAGDYIQNSGEALAAKQSLRNTANEEKVKGFVDVLVAGNIVDGLSSLVQTTGLGGMKPNTVILGWPYGWKKSEDKRSWRVFLQTVRSVAAARMALLVPKGINFFPDSTEKVVGNIDVWWIVHDGGLLMLLPFLLKQHRTWKNCKMRIFTVAQMEDNSIQMKKDLKKFLYDLRIEAEVEIVEMMNSDISEYTYERTLLMEQRNQVWRELQLNTKESRGVDKVQTLVDFNEVQAIVDHHHNVDVKVPSKVRFQEPGSQNTNEADEAQEKLVQDSEQKDSEGTVNSEKSEEESKENPDEETKLIGGSPKTENKENAQKEAKENEQENKAESPSSKKPPTLKPDESDVRRMHTSVKLNEVIVNKSHDAQLVILNLPGPPRDTKMERESSYMEFLEVLTERLERVLMVRGSGREVITIYS, encoded by the exons GCGATGGAGGTGGCGTCGGAGGGGACGGCGACCCCATCGTGGGCGGCGTCAATTCTGAGAAAAAGTCGGGCTATGAAACGAATCTCTACCTGTATAGC GAGGAGATGGAAGATCGACCTCGGATATCAACGTTGCTCAGCAGTTTGGCAAATTACAGCAATACGATTCCAGCTGCGACCGATATTGACAGCAAACCAGCACCAGCTGCAGGTGGTGGGGCTCGTATGGGCACCCTCATAGGCGTTTTCCTTCCctgtatacaaaatatattcggtgttattctttttattcgtttaacgtGGGTCGTCGGTACAGCCGGTGCAATCCAATGCTTCTTCATCGTTTTATGCTGTTGTTGCGTC ACGATGCTAACGGCGATTAGTATGAGCGCAATTGCAACGAACGGTGTGGTACCGGCCGGTGGATCATACTTCATGATATCAAGAAGTTTAGGTCCAGAGTTTGGTGGTGCCGTTGGCATGTTATTTTACACTGGTACCACATTAGCGGCAGCTATGTATATCATCGGAGCTGTCGAAATTGTTTTg ACGTACATGGCTCCGAGTATGAGCATATTCGGAGACTTCACACAGGATCCAAATATAATGTACAATAATTTTCGAGTTTATGGTACATGTTTGCTCTTGGTGATGGGTACGATAGTGTTCGTCGGTGTAAAATTCGTAAACAAATTTGCCACGGTTGCCTTGGCATGTGTTATCCTCTCTATCATTGCTGTCTACGTTGGATTGTTCGTGAATTTCAACGGAAACGATTCCTTAAA AATGTGTATACTTGGGAAGAGATTATTGAAAGATCTCGATGTATTGACCCAATGCAACAAGAATCCAGGTGGCCATCTTTACAACGTATATTGCCATAACGTTACCAATACTACTACCACCAAATGTGATCCATATTATTTGGAAAGTAATGTTACCATCATAAATGGTATTCGCGGATTGGCCAGTGGTGTATTCCTAG AAAACATATGGGACAGTTTCCAAGAGGATGGTCAGCTGATCGCTTTTGGTAATAATCCTAAGGACATAGACAACATGGCTGGGAAAAGTTACAATCAAATAACGGTTGATCTCACGACGTCATTTACCATTCTCATCGGTATATTCTTCCCATCGGTGACGG GTATTATGGCTGGATCTAATAGATCCGGTGATCTCGCAGACGCACAAAAGTCGATCCCAATTGGTACAATTTGTGCAATTTTGACGACTTCGACGGTCTACTTGTCAAACGTCCTACTGTTCGCTGGTACAGTGGACAATCTATTGTTGAGGGATAAATTTGGTCAGAGTATAGGTGGTAAACTGGTAGTGGCTAACATCGCTTGGCCGAATCAGTGGGTGATACTGATTGGTTCATTCCTCTCAACTTTGGGTGCTGGACTTCAATCATTGACAGGAGCACCAAGATTATTACAAGCAATTGCCAAGGATAGTATCATACCATTCCTAACACCATTCGCTGTTAGCTCGAGCCGTGGCGAGCCTACACGCGCTCTCGTATTAACCGTGATAATATGTCAATGTGGTATATTATTGGGTAACGTCGATTACCTGGCACCTCTGCTTTCCATGTTCTTCTTGATGTGTTACGGTTTCGTTAACTTGGCCTGCGCTTTGCAAACCCTCCTCAGGACACCAAATTGGCGACcacgttttaaatattaccATTGGAGTTTATCCTTCCTCGGCTTGGCCCTCTGCATAGCTATTATGTTCATGACCAGTTGGTACTATGCCTTACTGGCGATGGGTATGGCAGGTTGCATCTACAAATACATCGAATATCGTGGCGCCGAAAAGGAATGGGGCGATGGTATACGTGGTCTAGCTTTATCAGCGGCAAGATACTCCCTTTTGAGACTCGAGGAAGGACCACCACATACAAAGAATTGGCGACCTCAGATCTTGATCTTGGCTAAGCTGACCGATGATCTCGTGCCAAAGTATAGGAAACTCTTTGCTTTTGCCAGTCAGCTAAAGGCTGGTAAAGGTTTGACAATCTGCGTCAGTTGCATAGCCGGTGATTATATTCAAAATTCTGGTGAAGCTTTGGCCGCCAAACAAAGCTTGCGTAACACCGCGAACGAGGAAAAGGTCAAAGGATTCGTTGACGTTCTCGTAGCGGGCAACATTGTTGATGGACTTAGTTCTCTTGTACAGACCACCGGATTGGGTGGGATGAAACCTAATACCGTCATTCTTGGTTGGCCATACGGTTGGAAGAAATCGGAGGATAAGAGAAGTTGGAGAGTATTTTTGCAAACTGTCAGAAGTGTTGCCGCAGCACGGATGGCCTTGCTCGTACCAAAAGGTATAAACTTCTTCCCAGATTCAACGGAAAAGGTTGTTGGCAATATCGATGTTTGGTGGATCGTACATGACGGTGGTCTTCTTATGTTACTACCCTTCCTCTTGAAACAACATCGTACCTGGAAAAATTGCAAAATGAGGATCTTCACTGTTGCACAAATGGAAGACAATTCTATACAGATGaagaaagatttgaaaaagttCCTTTACGATCTCAGAATTGAAGCGGAAGTCGAAATCGTGGAAATG ATGAACTCCGACATCTCCGAGTATACTTACGAGAGAACTTTGCTGATGGAACAAAGAAATCAAGTATGGCGAGAGTTGCAGTTAAATACGAAGGAATCACGAGGAGTG GATAAGGTGCAGACGTTGGTGGACTTCAACGAG GTCCAGGCAATTGTGGATCATCATCACAACGTTGACGTCAAGGTACCATCCAAAGTAAGATTTCAAGAACCTGGTAGCCAGAATACCAACGAAGCTGACGAAGCACAAGAGAAACTTGTTCAGGATTCAGAACAAAAGGATTCAGAGGGAACTGTTAACAGCGAGAAATCGGAAGAGGAATCTAAAGAAAATCCAGACGAGGAAACTAAATTGATCGGTGGTTCACCGAAAACAGAGAACAAGGAAAATGCTCAGAAAGAAGCTAAGGAAAATGAACAAGAGAACAAAGCTGAAAGTCCAAGTTCGAAAAAGCCACCTACGCTCAAGCC TGACGAAAGTGACGTGAGACGTATGCATACGTCTGTGAAATTGAACGAAGTAATTGTGAACAAGAGCCATGACGCTCAGTTGGTTATCCTTAATCTACCTGGTCCACCACGAGACACGAAGATGGAACGCGAGTCAAGCT ATATGGAATTCCTAGAAGTTTTGACGGAACGATTGGAGAGGGTACTAATGGTGCGGGGTAGCGGACGAGAGGTCATCACAATCTACTCGTGA
- the LOC122631133 gene encoding solute carrier family 12 member 4 isoform X1 has protein sequence MERFRVTPANNTAQYTQPLQRSSIHEHDQAPNGTQVERLVAISTNACDGGGVGGDGDPIVGGVNSEKKSGYETNLYLYSEEMEDRPRISTLLSSLANYSNTIPAATDIDSKPAPAAGGGARMGTLIGVFLPCIQNIFGVILFIRLTWVVGTAGAIQCFFIVLCCCCVTMLTAISMSAIATNGVVPAGGSYFMISRSLGPEFGGAVGMLFYTGTTLAAAMYIIGAVEIVLTYMAPSMSIFGDFTQDPNIMYNNFRVYGTCLLLVMGTIVFVGVKFVNKFATVALACVILSIIAVYVGLFVNFNGNDSLKMCILGKRLLKDLDVLTQCNKNPGGHLYNVYCHNVTNTTTTKCDPYYLESNVTIINGIRGLASGVFLENIWDSFQEDGQLIAFGNNPKDIDNMAGKSYNQITVDLTTSFTILIGIFFPSVTGIMAGSNRSGDLADAQKSIPIGTICAILTTSTVYLSNVLLFAGTVDNLLLRDKFGQSIGGKLVVANIAWPNQWVILIGSFLSTLGAGLQSLTGAPRLLQAIAKDSIIPFLTPFAVSSSRGEPTRALVLTVIICQCGILLGNVDYLAPLLSMFFLMCYGFVNLACALQTLLRTPNWRPRFKYYHWSLSFLGLALCIAIMFMTSWYYALLAMGMAGCIYKYIEYRGAEKEWGDGIRGLALSAARYSLLRLEEGPPHTKNWRPQILILAKLTDDLVPKYRKLFAFASQLKAGKGLTICVSCIAGDYIQNSGEALAAKQSLRNTANEEKVKGFVDVLVAGNIVDGLSSLVQTTGLGGMKPNTVILGWPYGWKKSEDKRSWRVFLQTVRSVAAARMALLVPKGINFFPDSTEKVVGNIDVWWIVHDGGLLMLLPFLLKQHRTWKNCKMRIFTVAQMEDNSIQMKKDLKKFLYDLRIEAEVEIVEMMNSDISEYTYERTLLMEQRNQVWRELQLNTKESRGVDKVQTLVDFNEVPAEEKLPLVQAIVDHHHNVDVKVPSKVRFQEPGSQNTNEADEAQEKLVQDSEQKDSEGTVNSEKSEEESKENPDEETKLIGGSPKTENKENAQKEAKENEQENKAESPSSKKPPTLKPDESDVRRMHTSVKLNEVIVNKSHDAQLVILNLPGPPRDTKMERESSYMEFLEVLTERLERVLMVRGSGREVITIYS, from the exons GCGATGGAGGTGGCGTCGGAGGGGACGGCGACCCCATCGTGGGCGGCGTCAATTCTGAGAAAAAGTCGGGCTATGAAACGAATCTCTACCTGTATAGC GAGGAGATGGAAGATCGACCTCGGATATCAACGTTGCTCAGCAGTTTGGCAAATTACAGCAATACGATTCCAGCTGCGACCGATATTGACAGCAAACCAGCACCAGCTGCAGGTGGTGGGGCTCGTATGGGCACCCTCATAGGCGTTTTCCTTCCctgtatacaaaatatattcggtgttattctttttattcgtttaacgtGGGTCGTCGGTACAGCCGGTGCAATCCAATGCTTCTTCATCGTTTTATGCTGTTGTTGCGTC ACGATGCTAACGGCGATTAGTATGAGCGCAATTGCAACGAACGGTGTGGTACCGGCCGGTGGATCATACTTCATGATATCAAGAAGTTTAGGTCCAGAGTTTGGTGGTGCCGTTGGCATGTTATTTTACACTGGTACCACATTAGCGGCAGCTATGTATATCATCGGAGCTGTCGAAATTGTTTTg ACGTACATGGCTCCGAGTATGAGCATATTCGGAGACTTCACACAGGATCCAAATATAATGTACAATAATTTTCGAGTTTATGGTACATGTTTGCTCTTGGTGATGGGTACGATAGTGTTCGTCGGTGTAAAATTCGTAAACAAATTTGCCACGGTTGCCTTGGCATGTGTTATCCTCTCTATCATTGCTGTCTACGTTGGATTGTTCGTGAATTTCAACGGAAACGATTCCTTAAA AATGTGTATACTTGGGAAGAGATTATTGAAAGATCTCGATGTATTGACCCAATGCAACAAGAATCCAGGTGGCCATCTTTACAACGTATATTGCCATAACGTTACCAATACTACTACCACCAAATGTGATCCATATTATTTGGAAAGTAATGTTACCATCATAAATGGTATTCGCGGATTGGCCAGTGGTGTATTCCTAG AAAACATATGGGACAGTTTCCAAGAGGATGGTCAGCTGATCGCTTTTGGTAATAATCCTAAGGACATAGACAACATGGCTGGGAAAAGTTACAATCAAATAACGGTTGATCTCACGACGTCATTTACCATTCTCATCGGTATATTCTTCCCATCGGTGACGG GTATTATGGCTGGATCTAATAGATCCGGTGATCTCGCAGACGCACAAAAGTCGATCCCAATTGGTACAATTTGTGCAATTTTGACGACTTCGACGGTCTACTTGTCAAACGTCCTACTGTTCGCTGGTACAGTGGACAATCTATTGTTGAGGGATAAATTTGGTCAGAGTATAGGTGGTAAACTGGTAGTGGCTAACATCGCTTGGCCGAATCAGTGGGTGATACTGATTGGTTCATTCCTCTCAACTTTGGGTGCTGGACTTCAATCATTGACAGGAGCACCAAGATTATTACAAGCAATTGCCAAGGATAGTATCATACCATTCCTAACACCATTCGCTGTTAGCTCGAGCCGTGGCGAGCCTACACGCGCTCTCGTATTAACCGTGATAATATGTCAATGTGGTATATTATTGGGTAACGTCGATTACCTGGCACCTCTGCTTTCCATGTTCTTCTTGATGTGTTACGGTTTCGTTAACTTGGCCTGCGCTTTGCAAACCCTCCTCAGGACACCAAATTGGCGACcacgttttaaatattaccATTGGAGTTTATCCTTCCTCGGCTTGGCCCTCTGCATAGCTATTATGTTCATGACCAGTTGGTACTATGCCTTACTGGCGATGGGTATGGCAGGTTGCATCTACAAATACATCGAATATCGTGGCGCCGAAAAGGAATGGGGCGATGGTATACGTGGTCTAGCTTTATCAGCGGCAAGATACTCCCTTTTGAGACTCGAGGAAGGACCACCACATACAAAGAATTGGCGACCTCAGATCTTGATCTTGGCTAAGCTGACCGATGATCTCGTGCCAAAGTATAGGAAACTCTTTGCTTTTGCCAGTCAGCTAAAGGCTGGTAAAGGTTTGACAATCTGCGTCAGTTGCATAGCCGGTGATTATATTCAAAATTCTGGTGAAGCTTTGGCCGCCAAACAAAGCTTGCGTAACACCGCGAACGAGGAAAAGGTCAAAGGATTCGTTGACGTTCTCGTAGCGGGCAACATTGTTGATGGACTTAGTTCTCTTGTACAGACCACCGGATTGGGTGGGATGAAACCTAATACCGTCATTCTTGGTTGGCCATACGGTTGGAAGAAATCGGAGGATAAGAGAAGTTGGAGAGTATTTTTGCAAACTGTCAGAAGTGTTGCCGCAGCACGGATGGCCTTGCTCGTACCAAAAGGTATAAACTTCTTCCCAGATTCAACGGAAAAGGTTGTTGGCAATATCGATGTTTGGTGGATCGTACATGACGGTGGTCTTCTTATGTTACTACCCTTCCTCTTGAAACAACATCGTACCTGGAAAAATTGCAAAATGAGGATCTTCACTGTTGCACAAATGGAAGACAATTCTATACAGATGaagaaagatttgaaaaagttCCTTTACGATCTCAGAATTGAAGCGGAAGTCGAAATCGTGGAAATG ATGAACTCCGACATCTCCGAGTATACTTACGAGAGAACTTTGCTGATGGAACAAAGAAATCAAGTATGGCGAGAGTTGCAGTTAAATACGAAGGAATCACGAGGAGTG GATAAGGTGCAGACGTTGGTGGACTTCAACGAGGTACCCGCCGAGGAAAAATTACCTCTG GTCCAGGCAATTGTGGATCATCATCACAACGTTGACGTCAAGGTACCATCCAAAGTAAGATTTCAAGAACCTGGTAGCCAGAATACCAACGAAGCTGACGAAGCACAAGAGAAACTTGTTCAGGATTCAGAACAAAAGGATTCAGAGGGAACTGTTAACAGCGAGAAATCGGAAGAGGAATCTAAAGAAAATCCAGACGAGGAAACTAAATTGATCGGTGGTTCACCGAAAACAGAGAACAAGGAAAATGCTCAGAAAGAAGCTAAGGAAAATGAACAAGAGAACAAAGCTGAAAGTCCAAGTTCGAAAAAGCCACCTACGCTCAAGCC TGACGAAAGTGACGTGAGACGTATGCATACGTCTGTGAAATTGAACGAAGTAATTGTGAACAAGAGCCATGACGCTCAGTTGGTTATCCTTAATCTACCTGGTCCACCACGAGACACGAAGATGGAACGCGAGTCAAGCT ATATGGAATTCCTAGAAGTTTTGACGGAACGATTGGAGAGGGTACTAATGGTGCGGGGTAGCGGACGAGAGGTCATCACAATCTACTCGTGA
- the LOC122631133 gene encoding solute carrier family 12 member 4 isoform X3, with product MERFRVTPANNTAQYTQPLQRSSIHEHDQAPNGTQVERLVAISTNACDGGGVGGDGDPIVGGVNSEKKSGYETNLYLYSEEMEDRPRISTLLSSLANYSNTIPAATDIDSKPAPAAGGGARMGTLIGVFLPCIQNIFGVILFIRLTWVVGTAGAIQCFFIVLCCCCVTMLTAISMSAIATNGVVPAGGSYFMISRSLGPEFGGAVGMLFYTGTTLAAAMYIIGAVEIVLTYMAPSMSIFGDFTQDPNIMYNNFRVYGTCLLLVMGTIVFVGVKFVNKFATVALACVILSIIAVYVGLFVNFNGNDSLKMCILGKRLLKDLDVLTQCNKNPGGHLYNVYCHNVTNTTTTKCDPYYLESNVTIINGIRGLASGVFLENIWDSFQEDGQLIAFGNNPKDIDNMAGKSYNQITVDLTTSFTILIGIFFPSVTGIMAGSNRSGDLADAQKSIPIGTICAILTTSTVYLSNVLLFAGTVDNLLLRDKFGQSIGGKLVVANIAWPNQWVILIGSFLSTLGAGLQSLTGAPRLLQAIAKDSIIPFLTPFAVSSSRGEPTRALVLTVIICQCGILLGNVDYLAPLLSMFFLMCYGFVNLACALQTLLRTPNWRPRFKYYHWSLSFLGLALCIAIMFMTSWYYALLAMGMAGCIYKYIEYRGAEKEWGDGIRGLALSAARYSLLRLEEGPPHTKNWRPQILILAKLTDDLVPKYRKLFAFASQLKAGKGLTICVSCIAGDYIQNSGEALAAKQSLRNTANEEKVKGFVDVLVAGNIVDGLSSLVQTTGLGGMKPNTVILGWPYGWKKSEDKRSWRVFLQTVRSVAAARMALLVPKGINFFPDSTEKVVGNIDVWWIVHDGGLLMLLPFLLKQHRTWKNCKMRIFTVAQMEDNSIQMKKDLKKFLYDLRIEAEVEIVEMMNSDISEYTYERTLLMEQRNQVWRELQLNTKESRGVVQAIVDHHHNVDVKVPSKVRFQEPGSQNTNEADEAQEKLVQDSEQKDSEGTVNSEKSEEESKENPDEETKLIGGSPKTENKENAQKEAKENEQENKAESPSSKKPPTLKPDESDVRRMHTSVKLNEVIVNKSHDAQLVILNLPGPPRDTKMERESSYMEFLEVLTERLERVLMVRGSGREVITIYS from the exons GCGATGGAGGTGGCGTCGGAGGGGACGGCGACCCCATCGTGGGCGGCGTCAATTCTGAGAAAAAGTCGGGCTATGAAACGAATCTCTACCTGTATAGC GAGGAGATGGAAGATCGACCTCGGATATCAACGTTGCTCAGCAGTTTGGCAAATTACAGCAATACGATTCCAGCTGCGACCGATATTGACAGCAAACCAGCACCAGCTGCAGGTGGTGGGGCTCGTATGGGCACCCTCATAGGCGTTTTCCTTCCctgtatacaaaatatattcggtgttattctttttattcgtttaacgtGGGTCGTCGGTACAGCCGGTGCAATCCAATGCTTCTTCATCGTTTTATGCTGTTGTTGCGTC ACGATGCTAACGGCGATTAGTATGAGCGCAATTGCAACGAACGGTGTGGTACCGGCCGGTGGATCATACTTCATGATATCAAGAAGTTTAGGTCCAGAGTTTGGTGGTGCCGTTGGCATGTTATTTTACACTGGTACCACATTAGCGGCAGCTATGTATATCATCGGAGCTGTCGAAATTGTTTTg ACGTACATGGCTCCGAGTATGAGCATATTCGGAGACTTCACACAGGATCCAAATATAATGTACAATAATTTTCGAGTTTATGGTACATGTTTGCTCTTGGTGATGGGTACGATAGTGTTCGTCGGTGTAAAATTCGTAAACAAATTTGCCACGGTTGCCTTGGCATGTGTTATCCTCTCTATCATTGCTGTCTACGTTGGATTGTTCGTGAATTTCAACGGAAACGATTCCTTAAA AATGTGTATACTTGGGAAGAGATTATTGAAAGATCTCGATGTATTGACCCAATGCAACAAGAATCCAGGTGGCCATCTTTACAACGTATATTGCCATAACGTTACCAATACTACTACCACCAAATGTGATCCATATTATTTGGAAAGTAATGTTACCATCATAAATGGTATTCGCGGATTGGCCAGTGGTGTATTCCTAG AAAACATATGGGACAGTTTCCAAGAGGATGGTCAGCTGATCGCTTTTGGTAATAATCCTAAGGACATAGACAACATGGCTGGGAAAAGTTACAATCAAATAACGGTTGATCTCACGACGTCATTTACCATTCTCATCGGTATATTCTTCCCATCGGTGACGG GTATTATGGCTGGATCTAATAGATCCGGTGATCTCGCAGACGCACAAAAGTCGATCCCAATTGGTACAATTTGTGCAATTTTGACGACTTCGACGGTCTACTTGTCAAACGTCCTACTGTTCGCTGGTACAGTGGACAATCTATTGTTGAGGGATAAATTTGGTCAGAGTATAGGTGGTAAACTGGTAGTGGCTAACATCGCTTGGCCGAATCAGTGGGTGATACTGATTGGTTCATTCCTCTCAACTTTGGGTGCTGGACTTCAATCATTGACAGGAGCACCAAGATTATTACAAGCAATTGCCAAGGATAGTATCATACCATTCCTAACACCATTCGCTGTTAGCTCGAGCCGTGGCGAGCCTACACGCGCTCTCGTATTAACCGTGATAATATGTCAATGTGGTATATTATTGGGTAACGTCGATTACCTGGCACCTCTGCTTTCCATGTTCTTCTTGATGTGTTACGGTTTCGTTAACTTGGCCTGCGCTTTGCAAACCCTCCTCAGGACACCAAATTGGCGACcacgttttaaatattaccATTGGAGTTTATCCTTCCTCGGCTTGGCCCTCTGCATAGCTATTATGTTCATGACCAGTTGGTACTATGCCTTACTGGCGATGGGTATGGCAGGTTGCATCTACAAATACATCGAATATCGTGGCGCCGAAAAGGAATGGGGCGATGGTATACGTGGTCTAGCTTTATCAGCGGCAAGATACTCCCTTTTGAGACTCGAGGAAGGACCACCACATACAAAGAATTGGCGACCTCAGATCTTGATCTTGGCTAAGCTGACCGATGATCTCGTGCCAAAGTATAGGAAACTCTTTGCTTTTGCCAGTCAGCTAAAGGCTGGTAAAGGTTTGACAATCTGCGTCAGTTGCATAGCCGGTGATTATATTCAAAATTCTGGTGAAGCTTTGGCCGCCAAACAAAGCTTGCGTAACACCGCGAACGAGGAAAAGGTCAAAGGATTCGTTGACGTTCTCGTAGCGGGCAACATTGTTGATGGACTTAGTTCTCTTGTACAGACCACCGGATTGGGTGGGATGAAACCTAATACCGTCATTCTTGGTTGGCCATACGGTTGGAAGAAATCGGAGGATAAGAGAAGTTGGAGAGTATTTTTGCAAACTGTCAGAAGTGTTGCCGCAGCACGGATGGCCTTGCTCGTACCAAAAGGTATAAACTTCTTCCCAGATTCAACGGAAAAGGTTGTTGGCAATATCGATGTTTGGTGGATCGTACATGACGGTGGTCTTCTTATGTTACTACCCTTCCTCTTGAAACAACATCGTACCTGGAAAAATTGCAAAATGAGGATCTTCACTGTTGCACAAATGGAAGACAATTCTATACAGATGaagaaagatttgaaaaagttCCTTTACGATCTCAGAATTGAAGCGGAAGTCGAAATCGTGGAAATG ATGAACTCCGACATCTCCGAGTATACTTACGAGAGAACTTTGCTGATGGAACAAAGAAATCAAGTATGGCGAGAGTTGCAGTTAAATACGAAGGAATCACGAGGAGTG GTCCAGGCAATTGTGGATCATCATCACAACGTTGACGTCAAGGTACCATCCAAAGTAAGATTTCAAGAACCTGGTAGCCAGAATACCAACGAAGCTGACGAAGCACAAGAGAAACTTGTTCAGGATTCAGAACAAAAGGATTCAGAGGGAACTGTTAACAGCGAGAAATCGGAAGAGGAATCTAAAGAAAATCCAGACGAGGAAACTAAATTGATCGGTGGTTCACCGAAAACAGAGAACAAGGAAAATGCTCAGAAAGAAGCTAAGGAAAATGAACAAGAGAACAAAGCTGAAAGTCCAAGTTCGAAAAAGCCACCTACGCTCAAGCC TGACGAAAGTGACGTGAGACGTATGCATACGTCTGTGAAATTGAACGAAGTAATTGTGAACAAGAGCCATGACGCTCAGTTGGTTATCCTTAATCTACCTGGTCCACCACGAGACACGAAGATGGAACGCGAGTCAAGCT ATATGGAATTCCTAGAAGTTTTGACGGAACGATTGGAGAGGGTACTAATGGTGCGGGGTAGCGGACGAGAGGTCATCACAATCTACTCGTGA